Proteins encoded by one window of Vitis vinifera cultivar Pinot Noir 40024 chromosome 10, ASM3070453v1:
- the LOC100244259 gene encoding protein STRICTOSIDINE SYNTHASE-LIKE 10 produces MKLSQFFIFSFISISLFGCVNSHQALKYNTLELPSGVFGPESIAFDCNGDGPYTGISDGRILKWQGSKHGWKEFAITSPFRIPNFCDGSLNLAIEQVCGRPLGLKFNEATCDLYIADAYFGLLVVGQNGGVAKQVAISAEGVPFRFTNALDIDQNTGVVYFTDTSTIFQRWAYAIAMQIGDKTGRLLKYDPRTKEVTVLLRGLSFSNGVALSEDKDFVLVTETTAAKVTRYWTFTQLVGCPDNIQRNINGEFWVAQNNCGRPEVKVRPVRLNKEGKIVEELSVDVGPLSEVQQKNNSLWLGYVILSYIGVLN; encoded by the exons ATGAAGCTCTCACAATTCTTTATCTTCTCTTTTATTTCGATTTCTCTTTTTGGATGTGTTAATTCACATCAAGCTCTAAAATACAACACACTTGAACTTCCTTCAGGGGTATTTGGCCCTGAAAGCATTGCCTTTGATTGTAATGGAGATGGTCCTTATACTGGCATCTCAGATGGTAGAATTTTAAAATGGCAAGGTTCGAAACATGGATGGAAGGAGTTTGCAATCACTTCCCCATTCAG GATTCCTAATTTTTGTGATGGATCACTCAACCTTGCAATAGAACAAGTATGTGGAAGACCATTGGgtcttaaattcaatgaagCAACATGTGATCTTTACATTGCAGATGCCTATTTTGGGCTATTGGTGGTTGGGCAAAATGGTGGAGTTGCCAAACAAGTAGCCATTAGTGCAGAAGGAGTCCCATTTCGATTCACTAATGCTTTGGACATTGATCAAAACACTGGAGTTGTCTATTTTACCGATACTAGCACCATATTCCAAAGATG ggCTTATGCAATAGCAATGCAAATTGGGGATAAGACCGGAAGGTTACTAAAATACGATCCGAGGACCAAAGAAGTGACAGTGTTGCTAAGAGGCTTATCCTTTTCAAATGGGGTTGCATTAAGCGAAGACAaagattttgttttagttactGAAACGACTGCCGCCAAAGTCACAAGATATTGGACTTTTACACAACTTGTTGGGTGTCCGGATAATATTCAAAGAAACATTAACGGGGAATTTTGGGTTGCACAAAATAATTGTGGAAGACCAGAAGTAAAAGTTAGACCGGTAAGACTTAATAAAGAAGGGAAGATCGTTGAAGAATTAAGTGTGGATGTTGGCCCTTTGAGTGAAGTCCAACAGAAAAATAATAGTTTATGGTTAGGTTATGTGATTTTGTCGTATATAGGTGTGttaaattag